One Triticum dicoccoides isolate Atlit2015 ecotype Zavitan chromosome 5B, WEW_v2.0, whole genome shotgun sequence genomic window carries:
- the LOC119306711 gene encoding uncharacterized protein LOC119306711, with product MAQLFCSSSQRLMPTHTQFPPNPMEARTISPAAAAVPLPPDDLLREIFLRLPPEPIHLFCASFVCKHWRGLVHDARFLRRFRDFHGGTPPVLGFFNQTGPPFFVPTSGDFALSTATMSPDEWWALDCRHGRALVESCRTGTLLVWDLVSGDKQYLPLPAQDYSLYNGAVLCAAGHADHRDCHPCPFLVVFMFSDDRDFITSACVFSSETGVWGEITSIVIPDALVLPKPTALVGNTIYFLLDDNSIIEFVLDKHALGLVEEVPCTYDQIIIMPTEDGCLGLAGVERSNFNLNLWSKVASIDGAVTWTHQRVIELGKILAPEAVSVCMAGGIGAHAVGCAVDADVIFIDVYPSIYMIHLKSMKIKEVSKERIGRQYVFPYTSFYVPGITIRGANDQVELLNNS from the exons ATGGCCCAGTTATTTTGTTCCTCCTCTCAAAGACTAATGCCGACACACACCCAATTTCCCCCGAACCCCATGGAGGCACGGACAATCTCGCCGGCGGCTGCCGCCGTGCCGCTTCCCCCAGACGATCTCCTCCGGGAGATATTCCTGCGCCTACCGCCGGAGCCGATCCACCTCTTCTGCGCATCCTTCGTCTGCAAGCACTGGCGCGGCCTCGTCCACGACGCCCGTTTCCTCCGCCGCTTCCGCGATTTCCATGGCGGCACGCCTCCCGTGCTCGGCTTCTTCAACCAGACAGGGCCTCCCTTCTTTGTCCCCACCTCAGGCGACTTCGCGCTTTCCACCGCCACGATGTCCCCAGATGAGTGGTGGGCCCTCGACTGCCGCCACGGCCGCGCCCTCGTTGAGAGCTGCCGCACTGGGACGCTGCTCGTCTGGGACCTCGTGAGCGGCGACAAGCAGTACCTGCCGCTCCCGGCGCAGGACTATTCTCTGTACAATGGTGCGGTTCTATGCGCGGCTGGTCACGCCGACCACCGCGACTGCCATCCGTGCCCGTTTCTCGTGGTGTTCATGTTCAGTGACGACAGAGATTTCATCACCTCCGCATGCGTCTTCTCGTCCGAGACCGGTGTCTGGGGTGAGATTACTTCGATTGTTATACCAGATGCATTAGTTCTGCCAAAGCCGACGGCTCTGGTTGGAAACACAATCTACTTCCTGTTGGATGACAATAGCATCATTGAGTTTGTTTTGGATAAGCATGCCTTGGGTTTAGTTGAGGAGGTGCCATGTACCTACGATCAGATTATCATCATGCCAACAGAGGATGGATGCCTTGGTTTAGCTGGAGTGGAACGATCCAATTTCAACCTTAATCTGTGGTCAAAGGTGGCAAGCATTGACGGGGCGGTGACATGGACACATCAAAGGGTCATTGAACTCGGAAAAATTCTTGCGCCTGAAGCAGTGTCGGTTTGTATGGCTGGGGGTATTGGAGCGCATGCAGTTGGCTGTGCGGTAGATGCGGATGTGATTTTCATCGATGTGTATCCTAGCATCTACATGATCCATCTCAAGTCCATGAAGATCAAGGAGGTGTCGAAGGAACGGATCGGCAGACAATATGTTTTTCCTTACACAAGTTTCTACGTTCCAG GAATTACCATTCGTGGTGCAAATGATCAAGTTGAACTGCTGAACAACAGTTGA